The following proteins come from a genomic window of Maribacter algicola:
- a CDS encoding M48 family metallopeptidase: MKRIVLIITLFLAVSACKVNPFTGQKTLNFYPNSQIFPMAFAQYDQFLGENNVVKGTTEAHMITRVGQRISSAAERWLSANGHPGYLNDYKWEYNLVKDETVNAWCMPGGKIVFYTGILPICNGETGVAVVMGHEVAHALADHGAQRMSAGTLQQLGAVAGNIAIQDPQKRNMFNQAYGIGSQLGAMLPFSRSHETEADRIGLQIMAIAGYNPYEAAELWKRMKAQSGGQAPPEFMSTHPSNDTRINNLTAWAPEAAAEAAKFGVTSFK, translated from the coding sequence ATGAAAAGAATAGTTTTGATAATTACCCTGTTTTTGGCGGTTTCCGCTTGTAAGGTAAATCCATTTACAGGTCAAAAAACATTGAATTTTTATCCTAACAGTCAAATTTTTCCAATGGCCTTTGCCCAATATGATCAATTTTTGGGCGAAAATAATGTCGTTAAGGGAACCACGGAGGCACATATGATAACTAGGGTAGGACAAAGAATTTCATCGGCTGCGGAGCGTTGGCTTTCCGCTAACGGACACCCCGGCTATTTGAATGACTATAAGTGGGAATACAATTTGGTAAAGGACGAAACGGTAAACGCATGGTGTATGCCTGGAGGTAAAATAGTTTTCTACACCGGTATATTGCCCATTTGCAACGGGGAGACCGGTGTAGCCGTGGTCATGGGTCATGAGGTTGCCCATGCCTTGGCCGATCATGGTGCCCAAAGGATGAGCGCCGGTACTTTACAGCAGTTGGGAGCGGTTGCCGGTAACATTGCCATACAGGATCCCCAGAAAAGGAATATGTTCAATCAGGCCTATGGTATAGGCTCACAACTTGGGGCTATGTTGCCCTTTAGCCGCAGCCATGAAACGGAGGCCGATCGCATTGGTTTGCAAATAATGGCCATCGCGGGTTACAACCCTTATGAAGCTGCAGAGCTTTGGAAACGAATGAAGGCTCAGAGTGGGGGGCAGGCACCACCTGAATTTATGAGTACCCACCCATCCAATGATACCAGGATAAATAACTTAACGGCTTGGGCACCGGAAGCCGCAGCAGAGGCCGCTAAATTTGGAGTGACCAGTTTTAAATAA
- a CDS encoding MFS transporter, which yields MLKTLVLKGSKKLLNAWAFYDWANSVYSLVISSAVFPIFYGALFRVAEIEKVNVFGVEIARAPLISYTTSLAFVFIAIITPLISGIADYLGNKKIFMQFFCYLGGLSCIGLSWFSLENIYFGLLCYFFGLVGFWVSFAINNSYLPDVAYPEQQDAVSAKGFSLGYIGSVLLLLVNLAMVMKPEVFGITTDAAGVAEIKAMKYSFVSVGIWWIVFAQYSFYYLPKGNKREGERTNVILNGFRELKSVWHQLGNQTRLKRYLGAFFVYSMAVQTVMLIATYFGEEEIGWGSDTERTTGLIVSILVIQIVAIFGASVTAWASKNFGNIKTLIVVNALWVVICVYAYFLITPMDFYIAAGCVGLVMGGIQALSRSTYSKFIPETKDTTSFFSFYDVAEKIGIIIGTFLYGFIAQFTGSMRNAIIFLGVFFLVGMLLLTRVKQLKRPLE from the coding sequence ATATTGAAAACACTGGTTTTAAAAGGAAGTAAAAAACTATTGAACGCTTGGGCGTTCTATGACTGGGCCAATTCCGTCTATAGTTTGGTGATTTCTTCAGCCGTTTTCCCTATTTTTTACGGAGCACTTTTTCGCGTTGCGGAAATTGAAAAGGTAAACGTTTTTGGGGTTGAAATCGCAAGGGCCCCGCTGATTAGCTACACGACGTCCCTCGCTTTTGTGTTTATCGCGATCATTACCCCCTTGATTTCTGGAATTGCGGATTATTTAGGGAACAAGAAAATCTTCATGCAATTCTTTTGTTATTTGGGTGGCTTATCCTGCATTGGTCTAAGTTGGTTTTCACTTGAAAATATTTATTTCGGACTGCTTTGTTACTTTTTTGGACTTGTTGGGTTTTGGGTAAGTTTTGCCATCAATAATTCGTATTTGCCAGATGTGGCCTATCCAGAACAGCAGGACGCCGTTAGTGCAAAAGGGTTTTCCTTAGGATATATAGGCAGTGTTTTGTTGTTATTGGTGAATTTGGCCATGGTCATGAAACCGGAAGTTTTTGGGATTACCACGGATGCCGCTGGTGTGGCCGAAATCAAGGCAATGAAATACTCGTTTGTTTCCGTTGGCATTTGGTGGATAGTCTTTGCACAGTATAGTTTTTACTACCTCCCCAAGGGGAACAAGCGCGAAGGAGAACGGACCAATGTTATTTTGAACGGTTTTAGGGAGTTAAAAAGTGTATGGCACCAGTTAGGAAACCAGACTCGGTTAAAGCGATATCTAGGGGCATTCTTTGTATACAGTATGGCCGTGCAGACCGTAATGTTGATCGCTACTTATTTTGGGGAGGAAGAAATAGGTTGGGGCTCTGATACCGAACGAACTACAGGCTTGATCGTAAGTATCCTGGTCATTCAAATTGTGGCCATATTTGGGGCTTCCGTTACCGCTTGGGCCTCAAAGAATTTTGGAAATATAAAAACGCTTATCGTGGTAAACGCACTTTGGGTCGTCATATGTGTATATGCGTATTTTTTGATTACACCGATGGATTTCTATATAGCCGCCGGATGTGTTGGATTGGTGATGGGCGGCATTCAGGCCCTGTCACGTTCCACCTATTCCAAGTTCATCCCCGAGACTAAGGATACCACCTCTTTTTTTAGTTTCTATGATGTTGCCGAAAAAATAGGAATTATCATAGGTACCTTTTTGTATGGTTTTATTGCACAGTTTACGGGTAGTATGCGAAATGCAATTATTTTTTTAGGTGTTTTTTTCCTCGTTGGTATGTTGTTGCTTACACGGGTCAAGCAACTAAAAAGACCCCTTGAATAA
- a CDS encoding head GIN domain-containing protein: MKKITTLAIVLAMTVSCSAQWGKKINGNGDEVTINRSTSDYDAIGVSGWFDVHLVDGKEGQLTLTGESNLLEYIITEVKNGKLEIKTEKGVNLKPSSWKNGITITVPVESVDAIALSGSGDIEGKTTIKTDNLETAMSGSGDITLDVDTNTVSASMSGSGDITLSGSTRDFDATISGSGDIKAFDMEADNVDATVSGSADIKVTANKMLKARVSGSGDITYRGNPEKIDTKTSGSGDISKG; this comes from the coding sequence ATGAAAAAAATCACAACACTAGCCATTGTTTTGGCCATGACAGTTTCCTGCTCTGCACAATGGGGCAAAAAAATAAATGGTAATGGGGACGAGGTTACCATAAACAGAAGCACAAGCGACTACGATGCCATTGGTGTATCGGGTTGGTTCGATGTACATTTGGTAGATGGCAAAGAAGGTCAATTGACACTTACAGGGGAATCGAATCTATTAGAATACATTATTACCGAAGTAAAAAATGGAAAATTGGAAATCAAGACGGAAAAAGGGGTCAACTTAAAACCTTCCTCTTGGAAAAATGGTATCACGATAACCGTTCCCGTTGAAAGCGTGGATGCCATTGCACTATCCGGTTCGGGAGATATTGAGGGTAAGACCACGATAAAAACAGACAATTTGGAAACGGCTATGTCCGGATCCGGCGACATTACCTTGGATGTGGATACAAATACGGTAAGTGCCAGTATGTCCGGGTCCGGAGATATTACGTTAAGTGGCAGTACCCGGGATTTTGACGCTACCATTTCCGGGAGTGGGGATATTAAGGCCTTTGACATGGAAGCCGATAATGTGGATGCAACAGTATCCGGCTCGGCGGACATTAAGGTGACCGCCAATAAAATGCTAAAAGCGAGGGTTTCAGGTTCCGGGGATATTACCTACAGAGGAAATCCTGAAAAGATAGACACCAAAACCTCCGGTTCCGGAGATATTTCCAAAGGATAA
- a CDS encoding DUF4097 family beta strand repeat-containing protein, giving the protein MKTLLFKYSLLLIFLFPAILLADNGGKLNGKYTKEKTIKKEFNVNPDALLKVDNSYGNLNITSWNENRIMIEVHIKTNGNNEEKVQQKLDEISVNFDASSSIVSAETKFNDNKSGWGWNWGRSNNVNMQINYTIKLPVKNSINLDNDYGSIILDRIDGHAKISCDYGRLEIGELRGRNNQLNFDYTSNSTIGFINSGEIKADYSGFTIEKAGNLKVNADYTNVKIDQMENLDYGSDYGKMEVGDAKNVQGNGDYITIKLGSIHGNVDISSDYGSIRIEELAQDAGNVNIRSDYTGVKIGYDANYHFDFDITTSYAGVSGKDDFVINISEEKSTSKHYKGYYGSQASGNMVTLNSDYGSISFIKN; this is encoded by the coding sequence ATGAAAACATTACTATTTAAATATAGCCTATTGCTAATCTTCCTTTTTCCGGCGATACTATTGGCCGATAATGGCGGAAAACTAAACGGTAAGTACACCAAGGAAAAGACCATTAAAAAAGAGTTCAACGTAAATCCCGATGCACTTTTGAAGGTAGATAACAGCTATGGTAATTTGAACATTACTTCATGGAACGAAAATAGGATCATGATCGAGGTCCATATTAAGACCAATGGCAACAATGAGGAGAAAGTACAGCAAAAACTGGATGAAATTTCAGTGAATTTTGACGCCAGTAGCTCTATTGTATCCGCAGAAACGAAATTTAACGACAACAAAAGTGGCTGGGGCTGGAATTGGGGCAGAAGCAACAATGTGAACATGCAAATCAACTATACCATTAAACTTCCCGTCAAAAACAGCATAAATCTTGACAATGACTACGGATCCATAATATTGGACAGAATAGACGGCCATGCAAAGATTAGTTGTGATTATGGAAGGCTGGAAATTGGGGAACTTAGGGGCAGAAACAATCAATTGAATTTTGATTACACCTCAAACTCCACCATAGGATTCATAAACAGCGGTGAGATCAAAGCTGATTATTCAGGCTTCACCATTGAAAAAGCGGGAAACCTAAAAGTCAATGCCGATTATACAAATGTCAAAATAGACCAGATGGAAAACTTGGATTACGGCAGTGATTATGGAAAAATGGAAGTTGGGGATGCAAAAAATGTACAGGGAAATGGTGACTACATTACCATAAAATTGGGAAGTATCCATGGGAATGTTGATATTTCATCTGACTATGGCTCCATACGGATCGAGGAACTGGCCCAAGATGCAGGCAATGTCAATATCAGGTCAGATTACACGGGGGTTAAAATAGGTTATGACGCCAACTACCACTTCGACTTCGATATCACCACCAGTTATGCGGGCGTGAGCGGAAAAGATGATTTTGTTATCAATATCAGTGAGGAAAAGTCGACCTCCAAGCACTATAAAGGCTACTATGGAAGCCAAGCAAGTGGAAATATGGTTACCTTGAACAGTGACTACGGAAGCATCAGTTTTATCAAAAATTAA